The following coding sequences lie in one Phragmites australis chromosome 8, lpPhrAust1.1, whole genome shotgun sequence genomic window:
- the LOC133927794 gene encoding RNA polymerase II degradation factor 1-like gives MATRPSPRSSDGVRPRSKSGSGRPPSSPRSSDSSRQTTGRSPTSAASDKPIPSFLRPTVSSSLHSSSSASSLSYSSSSKGPAATARRSADKAPVHPLGAPRPITPKDKAKAPAASTSRWSAVSPRQLMQKASNAIKASSKSRGKKSKEAVSPAASVSGKEGAGASVEAKGETARAQPVGEKHQQPETPAESPPAVQTEGAVLEPKAEQNEQRAATSQEGAHTDITTVEERDQNEQVRAEQPDRESEKEEAVAEKTIPEEAQAVNVETPEPELQEENLQSCPVAETGTEAQKNRDVLD, from the coding sequence ATGGCCACACGGCCATCGCCGCGGTCGAGCGACGGCGTACGGCCAAGAAGCAAGAGCGGGAGCGGCAGACCCCCGTCGAGCCCGCGCAGCTCCGACTCATCACGCCAAACCACCGGCCGCTCACCCACCTCCGCGGCGTCCGACAAGCCGATCCCGTCCTTCCTCCGGCCCACCGTGAGCTCGTCCCTTCACAGCTCCTCCTCCGCTTCCTCTTTGTcgtactcctcctcctccaagggCCCCGCCGCCACGGCTAGGCGGTCCGCCGACAAGGCCCCGGTGCATCCGCTGGGCGCGCCGAGGCCGATCACGCCCAAGGACAAGGCAAAGGCACCGGCGGCGTCCACGTCGCGATGGTCCGCGGTGTCGCCGCGGCAGCTGATGCAGAAGGCGTCCAATGCCATCAAAGCCAGCAGCAAGTCCCGCGgcaagaagagcaaggaggcGGTGAGCCCGGCGGCCTCGGTGTCCGGGAAGGAGGGAGCCGGTGCTTCAGTCGAGGCCAAGGGCGAGACGGCGAGAGCACAGCCAGTCGGGGAGAAGCACCAGCAGCCTGAGACGCCTGCAGAGTCGCCGCCTGCCGTGCAAACAGAGGGGGCTGTTCTGGAGCCCAAAGCAGAGCAAAACGAGCAGCGCGCGGCAACATCGCAAGAAGGTGCCCATACTGACATCACGACCGTGGAGGAGAGAGATCAAAACGAGCAGGTCCGTGCAGAACAGCCGGATAGAGAAtcagagaaggaggaggccgtcgcggAGAAGACCATACCGGAGGAGGCTCAAGCAGTGAACGTGGAGACGCCGGAGCCAGAGCTGCAAGAAGAGAATCTGCAAAGTTGTCCGGTTGCGGAGACAGGGACGGAGGCCCAGAAGAACAGAGACGTGTTAGATTGA
- the LOC133926008 gene encoding uncharacterized protein LOC133926008, with protein MEAATPGGEDEPATSTAAETVVAVTKAQERRQEEALKPEEVTENSETSVISEEPKEETSVIPEESKEETRVISEEPKEDPAPIEKQEEVAEEAKVDVRSSASAPTTPLKGALEDVETVPKQVSASEPVTPTKDAISKDKAVIATLLSASAPATPANAVEKDGASKHRAIPEDSTLTFKGSKVKTAMEKRTEEEQPKKKEVAQSNDMIEDAKSKLLQKRKSKVKALVGAFETVMDSPGKSS; from the coding sequence ATGGAGGCAGCAACACCGGGAGGAGAAGATGAACCGGCGACCAGCACTGCGGCAGAGACAGTCGTCGCGGTGACCAAGGCCCAGGAGAGACGGCAGGAAGAGGCGCTGAAACCTGAGGAGGTCACGGAAAACTCTGAAACGAGCGTGATCTCTGAAGAACCAAAGGAAGAAACGAGTGTGATCCCTGAAGAATCGAAGGAAGAAACAAGAGTGATCTCTGAAGAACCGAAAGAAGATCCTGCGCCTATCGAGAAGCAAGAGGAGGTGGCCGAAGAGGCAAAAGTGGATGTGCGATCGAGCGCGTCAGCTCCGACGACGCCGCTGAAAGGCGCTCTCGAGGACGTGGAGACGGTGCCCAAACAGGTGAGCGCTTCGGAGCCCGTAACTCCGACGAAAGATGCCATCAGCAAAGACAAGGCGGTGATCGCAACGCTGCTGAGCGCATCAGCACCAGCGACGCCAGCGAATGCTGTCGAGAAGGACGGGGCATCAAAGCATAGGGCGATCCCCGAGGACTCGACGCTAACCTTCAAGGGGAGCAAGGTGAAGACGGCCATGGAGAAGCGGACGGAAGAGGAGCAGCCCAAGAAGAAGGAGGTGGCGCAGAGCAACGACATGATCGAGGACGCCAAGAGCAAGCTGCTGCAGAAGAGGAAGAGCAAGGTGAAGGCGCTGGTGGGGGCGTTCGAGACCGTCATGGACAGCCCGGGCAAGTCCAGCTGA